The DNA sequence GACCTTGCATCGCCGCCACCGTCGGCATCGGAAACGCCAGGAAACGCGCGAGCAGAGCCTGGATCTCACTCAGGCACCGGTCGATTTGGTCCGGATTCTGCGCGCCCCAGCTCAGGTCTGCTCCGGTGGAGTAGTACTTGCCGTGGCCGGTTGTGACCAGCGCGCGCGGCCCGGCCTCGGCTTCCACCTCGTCGAGCAGAGCATGAACCGTCTTGAGCCAGTCCGGATTGAAACGGTTCTGGGGATCGGGGGAGTCGTGTCCGCCGAAATGGAGAACCGACACCTCGCCGTCTTTGTCCAAGTAGGGCACTGGTTCTCAGCCCTGCGAGAACTTCGCTGGAAGCGGCCGCGCGGTCGGCTTGGCGAGACTGAACTGCATGATGTCGATGTATCCCTTACGGAAGTAATCGGCGCAACCGGTCAAGTACTTTACGTAGGTGTTGTAGGTGTCCACCGAGGCGACCTCGATCGCCTCGTCGCGCCGCTTCTGCAACGTCTCCGCCCAGCAATCGAGCGTGCGCGCGTAATGCAACTGCAGCGGATGGACGCGCTCGACGTTGAAGCCGGCTCGATTCGCGCCGTCCACCACCCACTGTGGTTCGGGCAGTTGGCCACCGGGGAAGATCTCGAACTGGATGAACTTCCCGAACTCCATGATCTCCCGGTTGATCGGCAGGCCCTTGTCCCGGATCTGGTGACGGTTGAAGCCGACGATGGTGTGCAGCAACATCCGGCCGTCGTCGGGCAGAAGCGTAGTGCAGCGGTCGAAGAATGCGTCGTAGCGTTCGCGCCGGAAGTGCTCGAATGCGCCGATCGACACGATCCGGTCAACCGGTTGGTCAAAATCCTCCCAGCCTTGCAATCGCACCTCTGCAGTGCGATTTGTGGCGGTCCGGTTCTCCAGCAATTCGCTGGCGTAACGATGCTGATTGCGGCTGAGGGTGAGTCCGATGACGTTCACGTCGTACTTCTCTACTGCGTGGAGCAGGGTCGATCCCCACCCGCAGCCGACGTCGAGCAGTGTCATCCCCGGCTCCAGGTCGCATTTGCCCAGTGCCAGATCGATTTTGGCGATCTCTGCTTCCTCGAGTGTCATGTCGTCGCGCTCGAAATACGCGCAACTGTATGTGCGGGTGGGGTCGAGGAACAACGCGAAGAACTCGTCTGACAAGTCGTAGTGGGACTGCACGTCATCGTAGAACGGCGTCAATTCGGTCATCGAAGGCATTCCTTCCATGCCTGCGGCGGATGCCGCCCACACGGGTTTGGTTTGGTTTCGATTCACCAGCGCGGGGCACGAACATCGGCGCAGACAGATTCCGGTGTCTGGCGGCGACCCGCGTTCTTGGAGCCGGTGTGACGGCAGTCACTTTGCCATAGAACGCACCGATTTTCCATTCATGGATTGCGCGCGTCCGATGCCGGGTGTTGGTTCGAGACCGCGGTGCGGATCGGTGGCACCCGGAAACGACAAGGACGGATCACGGGAAACCTCAGGTCTCCCACGATCCGTCCATGTCAAAAGGGTTGCTGTTCAGACGATTTTGTCCGTCAGCGCTGCGGGCACGTCACTTCTGGACAGACTCCAGGGCCTCGTTGAAGGTCTTGCTCGGCCGCATGACGGCGGTCGCGAGCTCGGGGTCGGGCGCGTAGTACCCGCCGATGTCCGCTGGTTGTCCCTGGGCCTCGTTGAACTCCTTGACGATGGTGTCCTCGTTCTCGGCCAGCGTCTTGGCCAGCGGTGCGAAGTGCTTGCGCAGTTCCTCGTCCTCGGTTTGGTCGGCCAGCTCCTGAGCCCAGTACATCGCGAGATAGAACTGGCTGCCCCGGTTGTCGAGTTCGCCGGTGTTGCGCGAGGGCCCCTTGCTGTTCTCCAGCAGCTTTCCGGTTGCGGCATCGAGTGTCTTCGCCAGAATGGTCGACCGCTTGTCGCCGGTCTTGGTGCCGAGGTCCTCCAGGCTGACGGCGAGCGCCAGGTACTCGCCGAGCGAATCCCACCGCAGGTGGTTCTCTTCGAGCAGCTGCTTGACGTGCTTGGGTGCCGAACCGCCGGCGCCCGTCTCATACAGTCCGCCGCCGGCCATCAGCGGCACGATCGAGAGCATCTTGGCGCTCGTGCCCAGCTCGAGGATCGGGAACAGGTCGGTGAGGTAGTCGCGCAGGATGTTGCCGGTCGCGGAGATGGTGTCGAGACCGCGGACAAGCCGTTCCATCGTGTACCGGATGGCCCGCACCTGCGACATGATCTGGATGTCGAGTCCCTCGGTGTCGTGATCGGCGAGGTACGTCTTCACCTTCGTGATCAGTTCGTTCTCGTGCGGACGGTAGGGATCGAGCCAGAACACCACGGGCATCCCCGACTCACGTGAACGCCGAACGGCCAGCGCCACCCAGTCGCGGATCGGCGCGTCCTTGACGATGCAGAGGCGCCAGATGTCGCCTTCTTCCACGTTCTGGGTCAAGAGCACCTCGCCCGTGGCGAGGTCGGTGATGTTCGCGACGCCGCCTTCGGGAACCTCGAAGGTCTTGTCGTGTGAACCGTATTCCTCGGCCTTCTGTGCCATCAGGCCGACATTGGGGACGGTGCCCATCGTCGCCGGGTCGAACGCGCCGTTGGTCTTACAGAAGTTCACCATCTCCTGGTAGATGCGGGAGAAAGTGGATTCAGGGTTCACGGCCTTGGTGTCCTTGGGGCGGCCATCGGCGCCGTACATCTTGCCGCCGGCCCGGATCATCGCCGGCATGGAGGCATCGACGATCACGTCGCTCGGCGAATGGAAGTTCGAGATGCCACGGGCCGAATCCACCATGGCCAGCTCGGGACGGTGCTCGTGGCACTTGTGCAGGTCGTCGATGATCTCTTCTTTTTTCGACGCCGGGAGTGACTCGATCTTGTCGTACAGATCGGACAAGCCGTTGTTGACATTGACACCCAGCTCATCGAACAGCTCGCCGTGCTTGGCGAACGCGTCCTTGTAGAAGACCCGCACCGCGTGCCCGAAGACGATGGGATGCGACACCCGCATCATGGTCGCCTTGACGTGGAGCGAGAACATGACGCCCGTCTTGTAGGCGTCTTCCATCTGTTCTTCGTAGAACTGGATCAGGGCCTTCTTGCTCATGAACATGCTGTCGATCACGTCGCCGGCGTTGAGCGTCACCTTGGGCTTGAGCACAAGTGTCTGGCCGCTCTCGGTCAGCAGTTCCATCTTGACCTCGCGGTCACTGTCGACGGTCATCGACTTCTCGCCGTGGTAGAAATCGCCCTCGCGCATGTGTGCCACGTGGGTGCGTGACGCCATCGACCACTCGCCCATGCTGTGAGGGTGTTTGCGCGCGTAC is a window from the Williamsia sp. DF01-3 genome containing:
- a CDS encoding NADP-dependent isocitrate dehydrogenase; translated protein: MNAKQPTIIYTLTDEAPMLATHAFLPVVRAFAGAADINVESTDISVASRILAEFPDYLPEDQRIPDNLGELGRLTQLPDTNIIKLPNISASVPQLLAAIKELKSKGYKLPDYPGNPKTDEEKEIHDRYVKCLGSAVNPVLREGNSDRRAPKAVKEYARKHPHSMGEWSMASRTHVAHMREGDFYHGEKSMTVDSDREVKMELLTESGQTLVLKPKVTLNAGDVIDSMFMSKKALIQFYEEQMEDAYKTGVMFSLHVKATMMRVSHPIVFGHAVRVFYKDAFAKHGELFDELGVNVNNGLSDLYDKIESLPASKKEEIIDDLHKCHEHRPELAMVDSARGISNFHSPSDVIVDASMPAMIRAGGKMYGADGRPKDTKAVNPESTFSRIYQEMVNFCKTNGAFDPATMGTVPNVGLMAQKAEEYGSHDKTFEVPEGGVANITDLATGEVLLTQNVEEGDIWRLCIVKDAPIRDWVALAVRRSRESGMPVVFWLDPYRPHENELITKVKTYLADHDTEGLDIQIMSQVRAIRYTMERLVRGLDTISATGNILRDYLTDLFPILELGTSAKMLSIVPLMAGGGLYETGAGGSAPKHVKQLLEENHLRWDSLGEYLALAVSLEDLGTKTGDKRSTILAKTLDAATGKLLENSKGPSRNTGELDNRGSQFYLAMYWAQELADQTEDEELRKHFAPLAKTLAENEDTIVKEFNEAQGQPADIGGYYAPDPELATAVMRPSKTFNEALESVQK
- a CDS encoding cyclopropane mycolic acid synthase family methyltransferase; this encodes MTELTPFYDDVQSHYDLSDEFFALFLDPTRTYSCAYFERDDMTLEEAEIAKIDLALGKCDLEPGMTLLDVGCGWGSTLLHAVEKYDVNVIGLTLSRNQHRYASELLENRTATNRTAEVRLQGWEDFDQPVDRIVSIGAFEHFRRERYDAFFDRCTTLLPDDGRMLLHTIVGFNRHQIRDKGLPINREIMEFGKFIQFEIFPGGQLPEPQWVVDGANRAGFNVERVHPLQLHYARTLDCWAETLQKRRDEAIEVASVDTYNTYVKYLTGCADYFRKGYIDIMQFSLAKPTARPLPAKFSQG